One part of the Raphanus sativus cultivar WK10039 chromosome 7, ASM80110v3, whole genome shotgun sequence genome encodes these proteins:
- the LOC108817074 gene encoding NEP1-interacting protein-like 2: MDAIFSPAVEPEGTTDSTIDTVSRLVSGAFSGALTGFFAMAGAFTGAVTGAVAGRAAQYGVLRGAALGAVAGAILSVEVLEASRAYWYLELSGSRGPSSMADFVEQLFRGRLVDEQLMSTMINSHHWQLRISDVSYEERDDVYGELEPRGLSGDSLSKLPCYIMSSEMTKKQIVHCTICLQDIAVGEITRSLPRCDHTFHLVCVDKWLIRHGSCPICRQAVKD, translated from the exons ATGGATGCGATCTTCTCTCCCGCCGTGGAACCTGAAGGAACCACCGACTCAACCATCGACACAGTCTCTCGCTTAGTCTCCGGCGCTTTCTCCGGCGCTCTTACTGGTTTTTTCGCTATGG CTGGAGCTTTCACAGGAGCAGTAACTGGTGCGGTGGCAGGCAGAGCTGCACAGTACGGAGTCCTCCGTGGGGCTGCACTTGGCGCTGTAGCTGGAGCTATTCTCTCTGTTGAAGTCTTGGAGGCTTCTCGTGCCTACTGGTATTTAGAGCTATCAGGATCTAGGGGTCCTTCATCTATG GCAGACTTTGTAGAGCAACTGTTTCGTGGGAGACTAGTAGATGAACAACTTATGTCAACAATGATAAATTCACACCACTGGCAG ttaaGGATATCAGATGTGAGCTATGAAGAGAGGGATGATGTGTATGGTGAATTGGAACCCAGAGGCTTATCAGGTGACTCGTTAAGTAAACTACCATGCTATATCATGTCAAGTGAGATGACCAAGAAGCAGATCGTTCACTGCACTATTTGTCTACAG GACATCGCAGTAGGCGAAATCACACGAAGCTTGCCGAGATGTGATCATACGTTTCACCTGGTTTGTGTTGATAAATGGCTCATCAGACATGGATCATGCCCCATTTGCAGACAGGCCGTTAAAGATTAA